In Lathyrus oleraceus cultivar Zhongwan6 chromosome 2, CAAS_Psat_ZW6_1.0, whole genome shotgun sequence, the DNA window tgccccagcacgcatcccattgatccttcaagcacagtcatatacattattaatggctttcctgggacatgtggaatcaaaataggaggctcttgcaagtattgacgaatcttctcaaaagcactttgacaatcagaattccattcaacaACTTGATCTTTTtgaagcaatttgaagataggctcgCATGTGGCCGTCATgtgtgagataaaccttgagatgtaattcaaacgtccaaggaaacctctaacttctcgctcggtgcgtggagcgggcatttcttgtatagctcggaccttgtcagggtccacctcaattcctcgttgactaacgatgaaaccaagcaacttccctGAACGGACACCAAATGTGCATTTTGTAGGGTTTAATCGTAATCTAAACTTTCTGAGGCGTTCAAACAGCTTCTTTAGATGGTTCATACGATCTTCTTCATTCAGAGACTTAGCGATCATGTAGTCAACATAaacctctatctccttgtgcatcatatcatggaaaagagtgaccatagctctttggtaagttgccccggcatttttgagaccgaaaggcattaccttgtagcaaaaggTGCCCCAAGGGGTAATAAAAGTAGTCTTCTCTATGTCATTtggagccatcttgatttgattgtatccagaaaaaccatccataaaggagaatacagCAAAACTTGCAGTATTGTCTACCAgagtatcaatgtgtggtagagggaaatcgtcctttggactagctctgttcagatccctatagtcaacacacatcctcacctttccatcctttttggGCACAAGTACAATACTAgctacccattgtgggtacttcgccactgcaagaaaaccagcgtcaaattgtcgtttgacttcttcacggatcttcagagccatatctggtcttgttcttcgAAGTTTCTGCTTTACTGGAGGGCAGTCTGGCTGAAGCGGAAGCTTGTGCTCAACGATGTCGGTGTCTAGACTtggcatatcctggtatgaccatgcaaatacaCCCACATATTCTTGTAACAGCTTAACTAATCTCTCTTTGATGCTTGCTTCAAGCGCGGTGCcgattttgacttctttcttctcttcctctgtgccaaggttgattgtttccaccggttcttcatgtggctgaagggctttggactcgtgctcgagcagtcttgccaattcgtcggggatgtaacaatcttcttcaccctcttctttcgcttggtagataggggagtcaaagttatgagagggagtaaagtcattggattcaacggggttatcatttattctgcatgtttgaatgattgatttctttaaaaaagtaaaaataaaagatgcataaatgaaaagttttttttttgtttttgaaaagattgccaTTTTCTAAAGAGAAAGCAAAATAAATGAATAAGAAGAATTTAACAAAATGCCTTTCATTCATTgataatgattatttgaaaatgaaaaggggacctacaacatgatccattagccttaggcagagctaaggatttgaatacgacaattattactttgacaaaggaaaattttcggggatctcaaccgccttccagttgttcaaagctgtctcacaccggtaaaccaaacatggctcaTCTTCATTTTCGGTGCTGCCTTCAATTGCATTGACCTGATCTCCATGGATGAATCCTGTGCTGAGGAATACTTCTTGGATGCTTCGGGTGTTGTCCTTTGTAGGGACTCAGGCTCCTTTCGCAGCGGAAGACACATATCCCAGACCAAAGCGATCATGCTTCTCACGAATATCAATAAGTTAACCCCCAaccttcagggtttcctccttCAATGCTAGACTTTGCGCTTTTCAGAGAAGCGAAAGATGAACAAGCTTTCCCAACAGGGTCCTTCATCTCCACAAAAGTGGCAttggctatttcaagagcttggaaagaagtttccaaagcgtCCTCATCAGCCTCGATGTATCTGAAGGATGAAAGGTGACTAACCACAAAGTCCTCTTCCCCAGAAATAATAATCAGTTGATTGTCCACCACAAACTTCATCTTTTGGTGTAGAGTGGAGGTGACTGCccctgcagcatgaatccagggacGTCCTAGTAAGCAGCTATACGCTGGattaatatccatgacttggaaattaatCGGGAATACATGAGGGCCAATCAATATGGGCAGTTCCACCTCTCCAATCATGGTTCTTctggaaccatcaaaagcttttactaccaaggcactaggcttcatagctggtccttgataagataacttggcgagtgttctcttttgcataacattcagagaagatccggtatcaaccaacactcttgccaaagcatcatctttgcatttTACTGAGATATGGAGAGCACGATTGTGATTTTGTCCATCCTCAGGTAATTCCTCTCCGTTGAAGCTCAAAGTATTGCAGGCTGTGATATTTACAACTACTCCATCAAATTGGTCTACTGTTATACTTTATATTACATGAGCTTGAGCAAGCACCTTTAACAAAGCTTCCATATGGGCTTGGGAGTTCAATAACAGAGATAGAATAGAGATTTTAGATGGTGTCTGATGCAACTGGTCCACAACCTTGTAGTTACTTCTCTTGATTAACTTCAAGAATTCCACAGCATCTTCGGATTGGACCACTTCGGGCTCTTTAGCAGGAGTTACAACTGTTGATTCCTTGTTTGGCCCTTGAGGAGTCACATTGAATTCGGACGCATAgactcgaccactacgggtcattctGCTCATTCCTGCAATATTGGTGACGTCTTCACTTACAGTTTCTGTCACTTCAGCGTCTGCACTTCCTTCAACAACCTTATCCACAACAGTAATCTCATATTTCCAAGGCACAACCTTGGTGCTCTCGTAGGGAAAAGGCGTGGGCATACATATTTCCACAAGCAACGACTTACTATTCACTGGAACCACTCCACCACTATAATATGGGATTTCAACTGGTTCAGGTAAATTGAAACAAGGTTCAATTACCAACACATCTTCGTTCTTCACAGCACTGGATATTTGAAGCACTCCTTTATCCATCAAATCTTGAATGTTGTCTCGTACCACCTGACATCCCTTTGGGTATGTGGCACACTCTTCACAATTTTCATGATTAACATTAATCATGCCAGTTTCCACCAATCGGGCATGGAATGCTGCCAAAGGAGTCTTTACATCGTCCACCTTATCAACCGTAACACTAACAGAGGCGTCTTCAATGGCATTTACTGCAGATTTCCATGGGGaggaagaggattgttcttcacaTTTGGTCCCATGTCCTTAAAAGACAAGATCTTGCTCTCAATCAGTTCACGAACCCTATGCTTTAGAGCGTAACAACCCTCTAGGTCATGCCCGGGGGAACCTTCATGGAAAGGACAGTGTGCATTAGGGTTGTACCATGGAGGAAGACGATCAGGTGGAGGTCCCATAGGTCTGGGAACCACCAAACCCTTTTgcaacaaggagggataaagctcagTGTACGACATTGGGATTGGATTGAAGGTCGCCCTCTCCCCTTGTCTCCTATTTTGGTTTTGAGCATTTTGCCTTGGCGCCTGAGCTCTCGGCTGTTGATAGACAGGAGCTTCTAGTGCTTGTTGATAAGCTGGCGGAGCCGCAACACGTTGTTGAACTGGAGCTGGTCGATAGACTGGAGGCGCTTGATAAGCCTGAGCAGGGTGTTGATTGAATGCAGGCGTCACAGCAGCTACGTATGGCTGAGGAGCGTATTGGACGGGATACATGGGTTGCTGATAGGGAATTGGTTGTTGAACATATTGCTGAGGTGGATATTATTGTGGTCTCCTTCTTGGAAGAGCTCTTCCTTGACCAACAGTCACAACATTTGTTTCCCCCTCTTTCTTCCTGGGAAACCCTCCAGAGAACTTCTTTTGATTAGCATTTGAAGTTCCAGCTACAGCCGCCAGTTTGCCATTCCTTACACCATATTCAACGCGAGCTCCTATAGCCACAAGCTCTGAGAATCCCAAGGAAGcacttccaaccatcttctcGTAGAATTGGGGTTGGACCGTGTCGATAAACAGTTCGGCCAATTCTTTCTCAGCAAGAGTGGTTCAACCTAAGAAGCcagttccctccatctttgagcatattctttgaaagACTCCTTGTCCTGCTGGAACATGCTTTGCAATTGCCTTCTGTCAagcgccatatccatgttatacttgtagTGTTTTATGAACGCGTCTGACTGGTCTTGGAAACACCTGATCCTATTCTGATCCAGACTTAGATACCATTTGGAAGGAGCCTCACTTAAGCTGTCCTGAAAATAGTGGATCATCAGCTTGTCGTCCTCCACGTGTGCAGCCATTTTACGGTAATATATGATGAGATGGCTTTTTGGATAAGTATGCCCCTTGTATTTGTCGAAGTCTGGAGTTTTGAATTTGGCTGGAATCACCAACCCGGATACCAGGCACATTTCTTTGGCAGCAGATCCAAAGACGTGGTGTCCTTCTAAATCTTGAAATTTCTTCTCAAGGAGCTGCATGTTCTCCTTTACCTCCCTGAAGTCCTCAAACCTTACTTCGTCACCAGCAACTGTTGATTCGACAGTCTGATACATGTGGTTTTGATGTTCATAATGAGGAATATGCCTAGCATAGGCAGCTGGTGGAACCACAGTATGGATGACTGGACGTGCATCAGTGTAAACCGGTAATGGCACGGCTTGTTGGACAGATTGCCTCATTTCGTGCACCACCTCCGCTCGGGGGACGAAGTCATAAGGTAGCCCATACGGAGGAAGGGTTAAGGGTAACGTCCTCTGAGGTGGGACTTCCACTGCTGGGCCCGTGGTCTATGAAATCACGGTCGCTTGCGGAATCTCAAACCTAAAGGTTAAAGCTTGCAGCATCTCTCGCATCTGGGACATGCCTCCCTTTATTTCATCTAGTTCAGCTCTAACTCGGGCGCTTTCTTGTTCTTGTTCAGCCATTCTCTGTCTTGCTCTGGCGCGAGTATTATACTGGTGTTcaaaattcagcgtgaaactggaggaagaaagggcGGAGTGAGACTCTTTTTTTgaaaatgcatgaatgcatgtatggatgcatctGACACTTTGATAAATCCAAGAATTTTGCTTTTTATGCgtatgcaatgaatggatggatgcaatgtttttttttgggtacaggttcaaaggtccgaggtatggataaatttgattgctttccaagaataggttctcactgggtatgatctagggctttgttacaaaggatccccagagtcattgattcataagaatgtttgacgcttacgggaaatacttttcgatcgtcaactccatcaaggcaatctattctgggtgaggttctcgtaccaACTCTTACGAAttattcacctcgggagtccgcactacgcaaccatcgacttggttctagacagggtactcagagtcatggattcaaaagactgtttgacgcttacggaaaatacttttcggtcgtcaactccatctagagaatctattctgagcgaggttctcgtatcaattcttacgaagtattcacctcaggaatccatactacgcaaccatcatttctagttggccaaaggttcaatgttctaaaaggttcttagagtcatggacccctttgaaacatcgaagcttacgaggtatacacctcaggcgacaatatttgcaaaaggatctactctaagtgagattctcgtaccgactcttacgaagtattcacctcgagagtccgtactactcaaccatcgtcctatcttatgttttttcactctagactcgggtgtagagtctttcccacatggttcACAATCAAATACCCAAATACCAACAATCACAAAAGAACCAATATACAACAGATATATCaatataataataaagataataaaaagcaataaataaggaaaagccacacaattaaacaaacaaaggcacacaaacaTCCTAACTAGGCTTGACACACTTAGGGATTGGGTgggatccccagcagagtcgccatctatCGTACCTCAAtgaaaaaatgagaacacgacctagcgaaacgcaatcgcacgctcgcaatgatggactgaacagagtcgccaccaaactttatttattcctaaaaaggaaaggggaaatatcgataaaacccaagaaagaacgacaatgattattggtcgtcgcaaccaaatcagggttcgggagtcgattacgcaaggggaaggtattagcacccctcacgtccgttgtactcaacgggaaccattaggtcagttgtgcgcattaatgttagtttgaaatgataggcttttcaagttattaggtaggaaagaaagaatagaagagaggagaaatttttttggattttcgacgaaggactaaacctaagttttttattagtgggtctgacaagatttacaaatcctgctcctacgtatctcaatagagaagtcaaggcttacgtagttctgggtagaaaaatgtttgtttgttggtcgattttagcaaaagctactttgtgtcaaatcgacgaaaacattgttggactacccaaaacaggtggaaaaacattgccttgcattgttttgaaacaaagtacttttcgtttgagaaaaggtttgaagggttaatcgcacggcggtgagaaaaagaaattgattggtttgatgtgttttgagtaatggcgagaacttggatgagcgagatatccatctcgaatcctagtctcagaagtgcgtggtatacaccacgttccatttccatctcATTTGCAAAAATGTTTAATAAGCATTAAGTGTtttttgaggtttgattgagaaagggtttaaagaaaccgtattgacaattttaaatgatggcgagagctaagataggcgaggcatccgcctcgaatcttaatctcaggagtgcgtggtatacaccacgttccatttccatctttattgaaaggtgtttagataggaattaagtattttgagtttttgttgtgaaaatgacttgacacAAGATCAAGcattgatggacgtttaagagaaatatttgaatgagtgtttgagagaaaacaaagtagataaatttggatgatggcgtGAACTAGGATGAGCGAGACATCCgtctcgaatcctagtctcaggagtgcgcggtatacaccacgttccatttccatctttattgaaaaggtcttgaatatgaactaatattttttttgattttttgattatgaaaaatggcttgacgttggatcagGCGTTTGATGtaggtttgaaagaaatggaatagaatgggaggaagaaatgaatttgatttgtttattgagaaaatactcgacgttggatcgagtcttattttttttgatatttttggaaattgttgattttattcttgtgttagtagctaactaaacagtcaagcgaataaagaaatgaaaagtagtaaaattattacacatcgggggagtggggtacattttgtcaaatggggattcaaagtactggaataattaaatcgggcccaaacaacaaataatgcaatgtatgagtgtaagtgcaagagaactgtctcattgtaagaaggcccaagagtaagccatgtgaagaaaataacacaacaagttatatttacaacacacttaaaaattaaatcgAAAAAAGATAAAATCGGGATTTGCACGGATGGAAATTGAGGGACACAAAAAACCTAAATAATATGCTCAAAGTCGGTTTGCACATGTTGACAACAATCgaaatgtcatatgcgattaatcaaaatgcggcgaaatactatcaatatatcgatgAAAAGAATCATAGA includes these proteins:
- the LOC127123697 gene encoding proline-rich protein 3-like, which codes for MYPVQYAPQPYVAAVTPAFNQHPAQAYQAPPVYRPAPVQQRVAAPPAYQQALEAPVYQQPRAQAPRQNAQNQNRRQGERATFNPIPMSYTELYPSLLQKGLVVPRPMGPPPDRLPPWYNPNAHCPFHEGSPGHDLEGCYALKHRVRELIESKILSFKDMGPNVKNNPLPPHGNLQ